The DNA segment CCTGCGCCGCAAATTGGAGGAGGGCGGCGAGCGTCGTCTGATCCATACTGTGCGTGGCGTGGGCTACGTGCTACGCGAGGAATAATCCCGCTTTACCAGAACCTCTCAGCCTCTTATTCTCCTGACCCTCACGCCTGACCGCTACACTGCCGGGCGTGAGGGTTCCTTCGTTGCCACATCCGTCCGTCGGGGCCGCCCGCATGGTCAGGGGGGGAGCTGCGCCCGCCAGTTCGGGAATCCACCGCCGCAAAACCCTGCGCTGGCGGCTGACCCAGTTCTACACGGCGCTGCTGGCTGTGCTGCTGACCACCGTGGCCGCCACCACGCTGCTGATCATGCGGAACAACCTGCTCACTGGCGTCAACCGCGATCTTGTGACCATTTACGGCCAGTTCGTGCAGTTTTTACCGTCTCAGAATCTGTCGCCCTTCAACACCGACAACCGGGACGAGGGGGGTGATCTGCTGGGCGTGCGCTACCAGTTTCCCAATTACGCCTTTCAAGTCGAGCGGCTGACCTTCTATGATCTGCCGGGTCTGGGTGCCCAGCTTGACCAGGCAACCACGTCCGCCCAACGCCAGAGTCTGCTTGATGCCCTCAATTCTCTGCGCGCTCAGACGCGCGATTCCACTGGGATTGACCGCACGAAGCCCATCACGCTGTCTGACGAACAACTGGCCGAGCTGATCAACTCGCCGGACGGCCAGTTGTTGATCGATCAGGACGTGCAGGAGGCGTACCGCGACAAGCCCACGCCCATGCGCGTGCTGGTGCGGCTGGCCCCGCTGTCCCTGCAACCCTCGCCGCTGGGGCTGCCAGGCAGCAACGAGACGCTGACCATCGCGTACGTGGGGCGTAGTCTGGACGACATCCAGCACACGCTGGCGGACCTGCGGAACGTCATTGTGCTGCTCTTTTTAGCGGGCCTGATCACAGCGGGGGTGGGCGCTTACCTGCTGGCGGGGCGGGCGCTGCGACCCCTGGGGCTGGTGCAGCGCGCCGCCGAGGGCATCGGCGGACAGAACCTGACCGAGCGCGTGCCCGAACCCGAAACGGGGGACGAGGTGCAGGCGCTGGCCGGGGCGCTGAACAGCATGCTGGGCCGCCTGGAAGACAGTTTCGAGGCCCAGCGCAGGTTCACCAGTGACGCCAGCCATGAACTGCGAACGCCGGTCACCGCCATCAGCGGCCACGCCAGCTATCTGCTGCGCCGCACCAGTCCCAGCGGACAGCAGCAGGAAAGCCTCAAGATCATCCGCAGCGAGTCCGAGCGGCTGACCAACCTGATCGCCAGCCTGCTGCAACTGGCCCGCAGTGACAGCGGCGCGCTGGTGATGGCCCGCGATCCGATCCTGTCGGGCCTGTTTCTGGCCGAAATTGCCCGTGAGCTGATGCCGCTGGCCCAAGCCCAGAACTCGCGCCTGCCGGTGGCCGGGCAGGACGTGACCTTCGAGGGCGACAGTGACCGCCTCAAGCAGGTGATCATCAATCTGGTCAGCAACGCCCTCAAGGCCGGGGCGCGGACCATCACCCTGAGCAGCCAGCCGGAAGAGGACGGCACCGAGGTGCGCCTGAGCGTGACCGACGACGGCCCCGGTATTCCTGGGGACCAACTGGACCGTCTGTTTGACCGTTTCTACCGTCTGGAAGACAGCCGCAGCCGCGATGTGGGCGGCGCGGGCCTGGGCCTGAGCATCGCGCGCGGCATCGTGGAGGCGCACGGGGGCCGCATCTGGCTGGAGAGCGAGGTGGGCAAGGGGACGGCGGCACACGTACAGTTGCCCGTGGGTGACGTGCCGATTCTGGATGACGAGGACGTGCCGTAGGTGGGCAGATAAGCGGAATGGGGAAGCGAATTGCACTGCTTCCCCATTCCAGTTTTGAAACCCCTACTTCTGCAACTCCCGCAACTTGCGGTACAGTTCCTTTTCCTCATCGCTGGGGGTGGCAGGCACGGTCACGTTCAGACGCACGTACAGATCGCCGCGCGTGCCGTCCTTTTTAGGCCAGCCCTGGCCACGCAATCTCATGCGGCGGCCCCCGCTGCTGCCGGGGGGAATGCTTAGGTTGCCGCGCCCGCCCAGGGTCTGCACGCTGATGTCGCCGCCCAGCGCGGCCAGCGGGGCAGGGACGTCGGTAGTGGTGG comes from the Deinococcus sp. AJ005 genome and includes:
- a CDS encoding sensor histidine kinase gives rise to the protein MRVPSLPHPSVGAARMVRGGAAPASSGIHRRKTLRWRLTQFYTALLAVLLTTVAATTLLIMRNNLLTGVNRDLVTIYGQFVQFLPSQNLSPFNTDNRDEGGDLLGVRYQFPNYAFQVERLTFYDLPGLGAQLDQATTSAQRQSLLDALNSLRAQTRDSTGIDRTKPITLSDEQLAELINSPDGQLLIDQDVQEAYRDKPTPMRVLVRLAPLSLQPSPLGLPGSNETLTIAYVGRSLDDIQHTLADLRNVIVLLFLAGLITAGVGAYLLAGRALRPLGLVQRAAEGIGGQNLTERVPEPETGDEVQALAGALNSMLGRLEDSFEAQRRFTSDASHELRTPVTAISGHASYLLRRTSPSGQQQESLKIIRSESERLTNLIASLLQLARSDSGALVMARDPILSGLFLAEIARELMPLAQAQNSRLPVAGQDVTFEGDSDRLKQVIINLVSNALKAGARTITLSSQPEEDGTEVRLSVTDDGPGIPGDQLDRLFDRFYRLEDSRSRDVGGAGLGLSIARGIVEAHGGRIWLESEVGKGTAAHVQLPVGDVPILDDEDVP